In the genome of Polaromonas vacuolata, the window AAAGTGCATTATGAAAAAATTATTAGCTCTGGTTTCGTTGTTAACTTTAGCCGCCGCACCGACTGCCTACGCGGCCACTAAAACCGTGACACTGTTGGTGCCGGGCATGACTTGTGCTGCTTGTCCCTTTACTGTCAAGGCAGCGCTTTCCAAGGTCGAGGGCGTGAGCAAGATAAATGTAGTCTTCGATAAACGTGAAGCCACGGTAAGTTTTGATGACGCTAAGACCACGTCTATGGCCTTGACCACAGCAACGGCTAATGCGGGTTATCCGTCGACTGTTAAAAACTGATGTTGAGTTGCGCCTCCACGTCGATTTGTACAGACCTTGGTTTTACTGCAAAGCTTGCCACCGACACGAATCAGCGCCAACTACAAATTGCCATCATAGGCAGCGGTGGCGGCGCGATGGCGGCTGCGCTTAAAGCGGTTGAGCTTGGTGCCCAAGTCACGCTGATTGAGCGCAGCACCATAGGCGGCACTTGCGTCAATATCGGCTGCGTGCCTTCTAAGATCATGATTCGCGCGGCGCACATTGCCCATCAACGCCGTCACAGTCCATTTGACGCCGGTATTAGCGCTGCTCAGCCGGTGATTGATCGCAGCCAATTACTTGCCCAACAGCAGGCTCGCGTTGACGAACTGCGGCACGCCAAGTACGAGGGAATTTTGGAGAAAACGCCTGCCATTACCGTGCTGCGAGGCGAGGCACGTTTTACAGACAGTCAACACCTCATGGTGCGTCTCAATAGTGGCGGTGAGCAGGCGTTGGCCTTTGACCGCTGCCTAATCGCGACCGGTGCTCGCCCGGCTGTCCCGCCTATACCCGGCTTGCTGGGCACGCCTTTCTGGACTTCAACCGACGCTTTGGTGAGTCAAGACATTCCACCTCGACTAGCGGTGATAGGTTCTTCGGTCGTGGCCTTAGAGCTGGCACAAGCGTTTGCCAGATTGGGTAGCAAGGTCACTATTTTTGCACGCAGCACACTATTTTCCCGCGAAGATCCGGCCATTGGTGAGGCGCTGACTGCTGCGTTTCGCGCCGAAGCGATTGACGTGCTGGAACACAGTCAGGCCAGTCACGTCGCATATGTGAGCGGTGAGTTTGTGCTGAGTACCGACCAAGGGGACAGGTGTTTTGATAAGTTGCTGGTGGCGACTGGACGGTCGCACAACACGGCTGGCTTGGCACTGGGTAGCGCCGGTATTGCCGTTAATTTACAAGGCGCTATCGTCATCGATAAGGCTATGCACACTAGCGCTACACACATTTATGCAGCCGGTGATTGCACAGATCAGCCGCAATTTGTTTATGTTGCAGCCGCGGCCGGTACACGCGCTGCGATCAATATGACTGGCGGCGAGGCGGCGCTAGACTTAAGCGCTATGCCAGCAGTGGTGTTCACCGACCCGCAGGTCGCAACCGTGGGTTTGTCTGAGCTTCACGCCCATCTTAATGGCATCGCAACCGACAGCCGCACACTAAGTTTGGACAATGTGCCGCGTGCGCTGGCTAACTTCGATACGCGTGGGTTTATCAAGCTGGTGGCTGACGCTGAGAGTGGTCAACTGATAGGCGTGCAAATAGTGGCGCCAGACGCAGGTGAGATGATTCAAACGGCGGTGATGGCGATTCGGGCACAAATCACAGTCAAAGAGCTTGCCAATACTTTGTTCCCCTACCTGACCATGGTCGAAGGCTTAAAGCTGTGCGCGCAAACCTTTACCAAGGATGTGTCGCAACTGTCTTGCTGTGCGGGGTAAGCGTTAGACCACTGTGAGCGGGTGCGTCAAGACTAAGTAGTCAATGCTGCTTACTCAATAGCCATGACTTGGGCTTGTTGCTTAGACCCGTTTTTTAGACTACTTTTTAAGCTTGCTTTCATTGCTGACGGTTGCGCTTTTAGTCTGCAGCATTTCTTTGCGTATCTGCATATTTTTAATGTGCGCGGATTCAAGTCTGAAGTGCAACTTTGAAATTAACCGTACGGGTGGGTGAGATGTGAGAGCATCCAAGCTTCCCGACTACCAAGTCAAAGTTGCCCAGAATGATTTACACACACCTCACCCGTGACGAACGTTACCAGATTGCAATCCTCGTCAAAGCAAACTTCAATCAAAGTGAAATTGCAAAAATGATGGACCGTGATAAATCGAGCATCAGCCGTGAGTTGCGTCGTAACCGCGGTCTACGAGGCTATCGCCCTAAGCAGGCAAATGACAAAGCCCAAGAACGTAGACTTGCCTGCGCCAATAGTCCTAGAGTTGCTGACTCGACATGGGCTGTAGTGGAGGAAAAGTTGGCTGAGGCTTGGAGCCCCGAGCAAATCAGCGGCCACCTCGAAGCTAGCCACCAACCCGGTGTTAGCTATGAGAGCATTTACCAGTACATCTACGCTGACAAACGCGCGGGCGGCACCTTGCATAAAACACTGCGTTGCCAGAAGACGCGAAAAAAACGCAGCAGTGGCCGTGAACGGCGCGGCACCATCTCTCACCAGGTCTCAATAGAACTGCGACCCGACATCGTGCTTGAGCGTGCGCGCTTTGGCGACTGGGAGGCTGATCTGGTGATTGGTGCCGGGCAGAAGCAAGCACTAGTGACGATTAATGAGCGTGTCTCTCGCTATTCAATAATTTTCCACGTGCCATTCAAAACAGCGCAAGCCGTAGGGGACGCGTTAATCACTTTACTCAAACCGTTCGCTCATTGCGTGCACACTCTCACGACTGATAACGGCAAGGAATTTGCCCAGCATGAACGAATAGCTTCTGCGCTGAGTGCAGATTTCTTTTTCGCCCATCCATACGCCTCGTGGGAGCGTGGGGCGAACGAGAATATGAACGGTTTGATTCGCCAGTTTTTCCCAAAGGGGATGCGCTTTAATTGCATCACCGACGATGACATTGCTTTAGCGATGCACAGGCTCAATCATCGTCCTAGAAAATGTTTAGGGTATCGAACGCCGCATCAGGTTTTTATGGAACAGTTAGAGTCCTATCAGCATACGGTTGCACTTCAAGCTTGAATCCGCCGTGTAATGAAAATGCGGCCAACACGACTAAACACTGTAACTACTCGGATTTTTAATGAATAAAAAAAAGCTCCTAATCATTCTCACCTTGGCAGCTTTGTTGGTTGCTTATTTTGTGTTTGACTTGGGCAACTACTTTAGTTTGGACTATCTCAAGCAAAGCCAAACGACTTTCACCGCTGCATTTGCAGAAAATCCAGTTCAGGCTGTGGCCATATTTTTTCTGGTTTATGTCCTCGTGACCGCTATTTCTTTGCCTGGAGCAACGATTTTGACTCTGGCTGCGGGCGCTTTGTTTGGCGCATTGCTAGGCACGGTTGTCGTGTCTTTCGCTTCAAGTTTGGGCGCCACTCTGGCCATGCTGGCGTCTCGTTATGTGCTGCGCGACAGCGTACAAAAACGCTTTGGTGCGCGCCTGTCAGGTCTTAACCAAGGGCTAGAAAAAGACGGTGCCTTTTATTTGTTTAGCCTGCGTTTGATTCCCTTAGTGCCATTTTTTATGCTCAATTTATTGATGGGCCTGACTAATATCAAGACGCGCACTTTTTACTGGGTCAGTCAGTTGGGCATGTTCGCTGCAACTCTGGTCTACGTTAATGCGGGTACCCAGTTAGCGGCGATTAATTCGCTCAATGACATAGCGTCGCCCGGTTTACTGCTCTCGTTTGTGGCGCTCGGACTGTTTCCATTAGTGGCCAAAAAAGTAGTTAGCGTGTTTCAAAACAAAAAAGTCTATGCCCAATGGGCGGGCCAAAAACCTAAGAAGTTCGACCGTAACCTGATTGTTATTGGTGCAGGCGCAGCAGGATTGGTGACGTCCTATATCGCCGCGGTGGTTAACGCTAAGGTGACATTGGTCGAAGCCCACAAAATGGGCGGCGATTGCCTGAACTACGGCTGCGTGCCGAGCAAAGCCTTGATTAAAAGTGCCAAGCTGGCGACTCAAATGCGTCATGCTGAGCATTATGGTTTGGACGCGACAGAGCCGACCTTTAGTTTTAAACGCGTGATGGCACGCATCCATGAAGTGATTAAAACGATTGCGCCGCACGACAGCGTGGAGCGTTACACCGGGCTGGGTGTTGAGGTGTTATCAGGCTATGCCCGCATCACTAATCCTTGGACGGTAGAGATCACGCTCAACACCGGTGAGACCCAGACGCTGACGTCGCGCAGCATAGTCATTAGCGCGGGTGCCAAGCCGGTCGTGCCGCCACTGCCGGGGCTAGATGCGGTTGGCTATGTGACCAGCGACACGCTGTGGGACGAATTTGCCAAGCTCGATGCAGCCCCAGCGCGGCTAGTCGTGTTGGGCGGTGGCCCGATTGGTTGTGAGCTGGCACAGAGCTTTGCCCGTTTGGGCTCCAAGGTGACGCAGGTCGAGATGGCCCCGCGCATCATGATGCGCGAGGACCAAGAGGTTTCTGACTTGGCCCGCAATGCTTTGACGCGTGACGGCGTTGACGTCTTGACCGGCCACAAAGCGCTGCGCTGCGAACGCGACGGTGAGCGTAAATTTATTGTGATTGCGCATGAAGGCCTAGAGCAGCGAGTTGAATTCGATGCCCTTTTATGCGCTGTTGGACGTGTTGCACGTCTGAGCGGATATGGCTTGGAGGCGCTGGGTATTGCGACTGAGCGAACGGTCATCACCAACGACTATTTGGAAACTATTTATCCGAATATTTTTGCCGCTGGCGATGTCGCAGGCCCGTATCAGTTCACCCATGTCGCTGCGCATCAAGCTTGGTTTGCCGCTGTGAACGCATTGTTTGGCGACTTCAAGCGCTTTAAGGTGGATTACTCTGTGATTCCCTGGGCGACGTTTATTGACCCAGAGGTCGCTAGAGTGGGTTTAAACGAGCAAGAGGCGCGCGAAAAAGGGATTGCCTACGAAGTCACTCAATACGCTATTGAAGACCTAGACCGCGCGATTGCTGACGGCACAGCCTACGGCTTTGTGAAAGTGCTGACAGTGCCGGGCAAAGACCGTATTTTGGGTGTGACGATTGTGGGCGAGCACGCCAGCGACTTGTTAACCGAATTTGTTTTGGCGATGAAACACGGCTTGGGCTTGAATAAAATTCTTGGCACCATACATACTTATCCTACGCTCTCAGAAGCGAACAAATACGCGGCTGGTGAGTGGAAACGCGCACACGCGCCCAAGCGAGTATTGGCCTGGTTGGGTAAATTTCACACTTGGCGCAGAGGGTAAGAAAAATGATTAAATACTTTTTAGCAGCGTTGCTGGCGCTGCAATGCTTGGTCGTGCAGGCGGCCGGTTTTGACCATTCTGTCTGGGATGGTTTGCTTAAAAAACATGTGATTACGCTACGCGCTGGTCAAGCGACGCAAGTCGACTACAAAGGCATGAGTGCTGATCACAGTCAACTCAATGGCTATTTAACTAAGCTTTCAGCCGTGACGCGCGCCGATTTTGACCAATGGGATAAAGCCACGCAACTGGCGTATCTGATTAATGCTTACAACGCCTACACGGTTGAGCTGGTGTTAACGGCTTACCCAAAATTAGAGTCCATCAAAGACTTGGGTAACTTTTTTCAGTCCCCGTGGAAAAAAGAGTTTTTTCAACTGCTTGAAAAAAAACGCTCTCTCGACGCTGTAGAGCATGAATTGATTCGTGGGTCCGGTCGTTATAACGAGCCACGCATTCATTTTGCAGTCAATTGCGCCAGCATTGGTTGCCCCGCGCTGCGGGCGCAGGCCTATGTGGGTGAGCAAATAGATGCGCAGCTAGAAGATGCCACAAAAAGTTTTTTATCTGACCGCACGCGTAATCGCTTGGAGGGTGATAGCTTGAAAATATCTAACATTTTCAAGTGGTACGCTGGCGACTTTGAAAAGGGCTGGCGCGGGGCTAAGCAGCTCAATAGTTTTTTACTGCTTTATCGCCAACCGCTGGGTCTGACGAATGCGGCCGCAGCTGCTTTGGCTTCGGGTAGTTTAAATATTGACTATCTAGAGTACGACTGGCGCTTAAATTCAACAGTCGCAAGTCAGTAAGTGTTAGCACTTAATTGCTATGCAACAGCGCAGACTTTGCGTTGTAGGCATTGAACGAATAGTACTTTTGCGCTGCTCGACGATTTTTTTGCAACCGACATTTCATAGCCTGCATTTGTATAGCGTGAAAAAATTTAAGAAGTATTAAATACTGCCTTTATTGACTAATTTTTAAGCGAACTTATTGGGTTCGCGGCGTTCTACAAGCGGCATAAATTTTCACCTGATTTTTGGTTAATTAATTAGTATGTACAAATACTAATTTCAGAAAATATCATCTTTAAACCTCAAGCTTGAGCCTAAGTTTTTTTGATTTTTAAGTTAGTATTTCTTTGTCAAAAATTGTTGTTCTTGTAGGCTAACTTCGCCAATTTTTTCATATGCTCGGTAGCACACAGACCTAGCGTAATGTCGCTTGTAGCCTCAACCTCAAAGATTGTTTTTAAGTAAATAAAGGGAGGAAAACATGTCACAACATAAATACTATTTTTTTAATTGCAGTTTCACCGCCGTTCTTAGGCGGCATGAAACATTTGGATTTAAGACGCGACGACCCGCTCTTAATGCGCTGGCCTCCAATAAAAATAGTCGTAATCTCCACAGCATGCGCTGGCTTTATTTAGGGCGTTGACGATTTCGAAAACTTAGTTTCTTCATCTAGCCGCTCAGGCGCCAGCTGCCTGATTCGGCTGTCAAGCTGGTGACTTCGCTATCAGTAGTTCCGTATTGATTCAGAATCCAGAGCGCGGTATGACAGTGCTCAGCTTCGCTACATGAATCGCATTGGAAACTTTTTCACTCTTAGGCCCTCTTAAAATACAGGGTAGATTTAAAAATCCACGCAACGCACACAGTTTTTAACCGGCCAAGCAACGGCGCGCGCGGATTTTCCACAAACTAAGAAGGAACACCAATGTCAGTCGATAGCAGCAGCACGGTCTCAAGGCCATGCTTAAAAGTGAACCTTCGCGCATGAAAATAGATAGCATTTTGGTTCCCACAAATGTTTTAGATCTGTGGAAGACAGCTTTGTCCAGTCTTGATACTGTTGGAATAAAAGAAATACTTCAGGCCTATCCGCACTTGGGCGCCGGCTTTCGACCTGGCCATGTCAATCCTGCAATTGCTACGACCCGTATCAAAGCGGCGTTACTCACTTTCCCGGAACTGCCCAAAGAATACCGCGCCTTCTTGCAGTCGGCATCGTCCGTCGCTAGCGTGTTGGAGTACTTAGCCGATGCGGTGGTGGTGCGCGACGCAGCCATGCTAGGCCAATGTTTTGGTATGGCTGAGACATTTTCTGCAATGTTGCTCGATGAACGCTTAACGGTACGGACTCAAGGTTTTGCGCTGCTAGCCGACTGGGATGGCACAGAGCCAGACTCAGCCCAGCGCAGCATTTCTGCCCTCGCTCTGGGCGCGAAGTGGACTGTTTTTGTAGACAAAATTAATTCTCTGCGCCTGCAGTCACCGCCAGAATTAAAGGCACTGGATTCGGCTGTGGCAGCAGGTCTTTTGCCATCAATTTTGCCTCTGTCACTGCGATCAGAACGCACGCCGCAAGATGGTAGGCAGTTGCTAGAACTGAGAGAAAAACGCAAAGAAGTCAGGTTGCTGCAGCGCGCATTGCAGGCCTCTAGCTTCGAGCGCGATAGCGCGCTGTCTGCAAAACTGGCCGAATGCAGGGCTGGGGATAAGTCTGCGGCTCTGGCAAAGGACTTAGCCTTGCAGTTGTCTCAGTTGCAAGGCCAGTTTGATGCCAACGTCAATGAACAAGTCAACGCACGCTTGAGTCACCGTCTGCTGCCCTGGCTCAGGCCGGCAGAGACTTTTGCCAGTGCTGTAGCGCAAAGCGCCGACACCAATCTTTTGGGGCGCGCAGATTTGTTATTGAAAAAGCAAGCCGACACGGATCGCTTGTTCGGTCTGCGTTCGCAGTTGCAGGACGAACTCATTCGCAGCGAGGCGATGCGCGAAAAACTCAAGGCGGCGCAGCTCGATTCGCTGCACCCGTTGGCTGAGCTGGAAGTGCTGTCTGGCGAGTTGGCGATGCGAATTACAGCGATCAAGTCCTTGCTTGGACTGACACCCGTGATGCCAGTCGCTATTAGTAGCGCGGTTGATCAGTTTGTGCTCAGGCTGAGCACCAGCATTTCGCTGGACGAAATAGCCAACCTACGCCAAGCGCTGCAAGCGAGCGAGAGCGCCGGTCTGCTGTTAGACCACGAACTGCATTCGGCTTACGCCATGATGGGTGCAGCGACTTCCCGGGTCTATGCGCAAAGCAGTCTTGCGGGGGATAAGCCGCAGCTCAATCCTGCCCTCAAGGGTCTACCGCTTTATGCCCTGGAAGAGGCGTTAGCGCATGATTTACCCTGCACCTTGGTGGTGGATGGTCACAACGTGCTGCATAAATTGGGCTGGCTGTTTCGCTCGGATTACGAGCAAGGTTTCCCTGGAAAACGCGCGCGTCAAGCTTTGGTGCAGCGCTTGCAAACACTGAGTTTGCAACGCTCTGGTTTGATGATTCATTTGTGGTTTGACGGCCCCCAGCAGGGCGAGAGCTGCGCTAGCGAGAATTTGCAGATTCATTTCTCAGGTGGTTGCGGTGAGAACCGAGCGGACAAGCAAATCGTGGCTTACCTACACCATTTGCAATTGTCTCAACCGACACTACTTCGCGCAGTCGTGACAGATGACAGAGATGAAGCAGGGCAGGCATTGGTGACCGGTGCATTGGCCATGGCGGTGCAAGAGTTAGCGCTTTGGATTGCTTGATGTCGGGGCTCAATCCGATTTGGTAAGTAGACTTACTATGACGGTTGTTTTTTTTCAGACAAACAGCATCAAAAAAATACCTGCCAAAAAAACAGCCGCTAGACAAATTGTCTAACGGCTGTTTTTTTAATAGCAGGCTAAGGATTTAACTACGCGTTGGCTTAGTCGCTAAGTGCGGCGTGCAATTTTCACGTCAATACTGCGCAGCGGTCAGGGCGAACGAGCCGGAACAAGCCGGCGTGGTTTGTGCAATGCCTGCGCGCAGCTGGGTGGTGGTGGCGGTGTCATCCGGCCCTATGGTGTTTTTGGTGAACTTGCAGCCGTAGCTGGTTGCGGCCACCACGGCTGGCGTGACTACGTCATCGCCTAGCGGCTTGATGCCGTCGCGCTCCCACTTAATCATGTCGTCAAAAGCGGTTTCCGATTCAGCCACGGTGAAATCACAGTGACTGGCGCCGCGAATCGCGCGCTGCACTAACCAAGCGCTGTTGCCCTTGGCAGCGACTCGCTTTTGGTAGACCTGCTCCATGTTGAACGGCACAAACAAATCGCCCAAGGTATGAATCGTGACGACCGGAATTTTGAATTCACCATTGACCTTGGGAATCCAACGTAGGCCGTCGGTGCGCAGACGGTTGGCGTCTGGCGTCGCCGTCAGCTTCTGGACCGTCGCGTTGATGCTTGCTGAACCCGCTGCGTCACCGTCTATGACGTAGGTATAGCGATTGGTGTCCAGAACATTCTTATTCAGTATGCCTGTCACCGTGCCGTCACTGCCGAAAGTGCCGTAGGCAAAAGCAAAACTGCCACCAAAAGCCAGACCTTGCGCAAACAGCGGACGTGGACCGCCAGTGAGGTTTTGGAGTATGGATACGTACTTGGTGCCGAGTGTTGTTGGCGTTGACGGGAAGGTTGTGAAAAGCGCGTTAGTGACCTGATCTTGAATGTCTGACCATTTAGTCACTGGGTTGTTAGCTACGCCAGCGACGGCTTGAGCCGACACCTGCATCGCGGCAAAAGTATCGAACAATTCAGTGTCACCGACTACGCCGCACATAGGTACGGCGCCGCTGTATTTCACTTTGTGTATAGCGGTGGCCGCTGTTTCTGCCTCAATCGCTGCTGCGGTAATGTGTCCACCCATAGACACGCCGGTGATGTAGATTTTGGAAGGTGCTGCGAGCGTTCTGCCTCTAGCGTTTGCAATCTTATTGAATTCGAGTGCTAACGCATTGGTGTCCTCTACGCCAGCGCGCACATCGTAGTAATTTTTGGTGTAACTGGACGCGGCCCAAGCGTAGCCGTTTTGAATCAGATAGCGGCGAATTTGCGGGTTATTAACTGACAACACATTGCCATTGCCAGCAAAGCCGTGTGCATACATGACCAGCTTGCCGTTCCAATTAGCCGGCACTTCTATACGATAACCTGCGCCGCCCAAGACGCCGACCCAGCGGCTAGTCGTGCTGACGTCGACCGTATCCGTGCTCTGTGTCGAGATAGCTGCGAAGGTGGTGGCTTGCGCATCGGCAGCAGTCACGGCAAAGTCTATGCGACTGTCTTGCAAACGAGTTTCTTCGGGAACGACAGCTGTGTCTGAACCACCACCGCAGGCGCTCAGTAATGTGGCGACACTAATTAAGCTCAGTCGTAAGATTGAATTTGAACGCATGTGTTTTTTCCTAAAAGAATGAAATTATTTAAATGCTTATTTGTAAAGTTTCAGTAATTTGAGATAAGCATAGGCAGATTCAGCCAAAGCATTTTGCGGGTTTACCCGCCGTCGGTCACTGGCGGGACACCACACTGCGCAGT includes:
- the merP gene encoding mercury resistance system periplasmic binding protein MerP, whose translation is MKKLLALVSLLTLAAAPTAYAATKTVTLLVPGMTCAACPFTVKAALSKVEGVSKINVVFDKREATVSFDDAKTTSMALTTATANAGYPSTVKN
- a CDS encoding IS30 family transposase, producing the protein MIYTHLTRDERYQIAILVKANFNQSEIAKMMDRDKSSISRELRRNRGLRGYRPKQANDKAQERRLACANSPRVADSTWAVVEEKLAEAWSPEQISGHLEASHQPGVSYESIYQYIYADKRAGGTLHKTLRCQKTRKKRSSGRERRGTISHQVSIELRPDIVLERARFGDWEADLVIGAGQKQALVTINERVSRYSIIFHVPFKTAQAVGDALITLLKPFAHCVHTLTTDNGKEFAQHERIASALSADFFFAHPYASWERGANENMNGLIRQFFPKGMRFNCITDDDIALAMHRLNHRPRKCLGYRTPHQVFMEQLESYQHTVALQA
- a CDS encoding FAD-dependent oxidoreductase, with protein sequence MNKKKLLIILTLAALLVAYFVFDLGNYFSLDYLKQSQTTFTAAFAENPVQAVAIFFLVYVLVTAISLPGATILTLAAGALFGALLGTVVVSFASSLGATLAMLASRYVLRDSVQKRFGARLSGLNQGLEKDGAFYLFSLRLIPLVPFFMLNLLMGLTNIKTRTFYWVSQLGMFAATLVYVNAGTQLAAINSLNDIASPGLLLSFVALGLFPLVAKKVVSVFQNKKVYAQWAGQKPKKFDRNLIVIGAGAAGLVTSYIAAVVNAKVTLVEAHKMGGDCLNYGCVPSKALIKSAKLATQMRHAEHYGLDATEPTFSFKRVMARIHEVIKTIAPHDSVERYTGLGVEVLSGYARITNPWTVEITLNTGETQTLTSRSIVISAGAKPVVPPLPGLDAVGYVTSDTLWDEFAKLDAAPARLVVLGGGPIGCELAQSFARLGSKVTQVEMAPRIMMREDQEVSDLARNALTRDGVDVLTGHKALRCERDGERKFIVIAHEGLEQRVEFDALLCAVGRVARLSGYGLEALGIATERTVITNDYLETIYPNIFAAGDVAGPYQFTHVAAHQAWFAAVNALFGDFKRFKVDYSVIPWATFIDPEVARVGLNEQEAREKGIAYEVTQYAIEDLDRAIADGTAYGFVKVLTVPGKDRILGVTIVGEHASDLLTEFVLAMKHGLGLNKILGTIHTYPTLSEANKYAAGEWKRAHAPKRVLAWLGKFHTWRRG
- a CDS encoding DUF547 domain-containing protein, whose product is MIKYFLAALLALQCLVVQAAGFDHSVWDGLLKKHVITLRAGQATQVDYKGMSADHSQLNGYLTKLSAVTRADFDQWDKATQLAYLINAYNAYTVELVLTAYPKLESIKDLGNFFQSPWKKEFFQLLEKKRSLDAVEHELIRGSGRYNEPRIHFAVNCASIGCPALRAQAYVGEQIDAQLEDATKSFLSDRTRNRLEGDSLKISNIFKWYAGDFEKGWRGAKQLNSFLLLYRQPLGLTNAAAAALASGSLNIDYLEYDWRLNSTVASQ
- a CDS encoding NYN domain-containing protein: MKIDSILVPTNVLDLWKTALSSLDTVGIKEILQAYPHLGAGFRPGHVNPAIATTRIKAALLTFPELPKEYRAFLQSASSVASVLEYLADAVVVRDAAMLGQCFGMAETFSAMLLDERLTVRTQGFALLADWDGTEPDSAQRSISALALGAKWTVFVDKINSLRLQSPPELKALDSAVAAGLLPSILPLSLRSERTPQDGRQLLELREKRKEVRLLQRALQASSFERDSALSAKLAECRAGDKSAALAKDLALQLSQLQGQFDANVNEQVNARLSHRLLPWLRPAETFASAVAQSADTNLLGRADLLLKKQADTDRLFGLRSQLQDELIRSEAMREKLKAAQLDSLHPLAELEVLSGELAMRITAIKSLLGLTPVMPVAISSAVDQFVLRLSTSISLDEIANLRQALQASESAGLLLDHELHSAYAMMGAATSRVYAQSSLAGDKPQLNPALKGLPLYALEEALAHDLPCTLVVDGHNVLHKLGWLFRSDYEQGFPGKRARQALVQRLQTLSLQRSGLMIHLWFDGPQQGESCASENLQIHFSGGCGENRADKQIVAYLHHLQLSQPTLLRAVVTDDRDEAGQALVTGALAMAVQELALWIA
- a CDS encoding alpha/beta hydrolase, coding for MRSNSILRLSLISVATLLSACGGGSDTAVVPEETRLQDSRIDFAVTAADAQATTFAAISTQSTDTVDVSTTSRWVGVLGGAGYRIEVPANWNGKLVMYAHGFAGNGNVLSVNNPQIRRYLIQNGYAWAASSYTKNYYDVRAGVEDTNALALEFNKIANARGRTLAAPSKIYITGVSMGGHITAAAIEAETAATAIHKVKYSGAVPMCGVVGDTELFDTFAAMQVSAQAVAGVANNPVTKWSDIQDQVTNALFTTFPSTPTTLGTKYVSILQNLTGGPRPLFAQGLAFGGSFAFAYGTFGSDGTVTGILNKNVLDTNRYTYVIDGDAAGSASINATVQKLTATPDANRLRTDGLRWIPKVNGEFKIPVVTIHTLGDLFVPFNMEQVYQKRVAAKGNSAWLVQRAIRGASHCDFTVAESETAFDDMIKWERDGIKPLGDDVVTPAVVAATSYGCKFTKNTIGPDDTATTTQLRAGIAQTTPACSGSFALTAAQY